One segment of Solanum lycopersicum chromosome 1, SLM_r2.1 DNA contains the following:
- the LOC101265064 gene encoding vesicle-associated protein 2-2: MINTQLVEIQPCELEFTFEVKKQSSCAVHISNITDQYVAFKVKTTSPKKYCVRPNIGVIKPKSTYDFTVTMQAQRAAPSDMQCKDKFLIQCTVVPFGTNEEEIPPSMFNKDNGKYIDECKLKVVLVSPSQSLVLQPANGISKQGASVETSMQQEKFPSGVENLPPAQTKFFSQMHVVKNNKDIKFEEETEEPRLVNIADVKDLNLTKNTKSSIGEIDETICQVVENNKGADFDAEEEEPRLAKTAEDIQLNLPKNRESNANEVEVVKSRHLNMETKLSLSKDVEELKSKINSLGSQLIEAECIIAKLKEQKRSTIKDMEILKQELALLKTKGVGKRVQVGFPPLFLCMVALICLTIGYLVRA; this comes from the exons ATGATAAACACACAACTAGTGGAGATTCAACCTTGTGAACTCGAGTTTACAT TTGAGGTGAAGAAACAAAGTTCATGTGCAGTTCACATATCTAATATCACAGACCAATATGTAGCTTTCAAG gtCAAGACCACATCACCTAAGAAATACTGTGTCCGGCCTAATATAGGTGTTATCAAACCAAAGTCTACATATGACTTCACAG TTACAATGCAAGCTCAGAGGGCAGCTCCATCTGATATGCAATGCAAGGATAAATTTTTGATTCAGTGCACAGTTGTTCCTTTTGGAACTAATGAAGAGGAAATTCCACCCAGCATG TTCAACAAAGATAATGGAAAATATATTGACGAGTGCAAATTAAAGGTTGTTCTGGTTAGCCCATCCCAGTCTCTAGTTCTGCAGCCAGCTAATGGAATTTCCAAGCAAGGTGCATCTGTTGAGACTTCGATGCAACAGGAAAAATTTCCAAGTGGTGTTGAAAACCTTCCTCCAGCTCAAACT AAGTTTTTTTCCCAAATGCATGTGGTTAAGAACAACAAGGATATAAAATTTGAGGAAGAAACAGAGGAACCAAGATTGGTTAACATTGCAGATGTCAAAGATCTGAACTTAACAAAAAATACCAAGTCCAGTATTGGTGAGATTGATGAAACAATATGTCAG GTGGTTGAGAACAACAAGGGTGCAGATTTTGACGCAGAAGAAGAGGAGCCAAGATTGGCTAAGACTGCGGAAGACATCCAGTTGAATTTGCCTAAGAACAGGGAGTCTAATGCCAATGAGGTTGAGGTTGTTAAATCAAGACATCTGAACATGGAGACAAAATTGTCACTATCCAAAGATGTTGAGGAGCTAAAGTCTAAGATAAATTCACTGGGTTCTCAGCTAATTGAG GCTGAATGCATAATTGCAAAGTTAAAAGAACAGAAGCGAAGTACCATCAAAGACATGGAAATTTTGAAGCAAGAACTG GCATTGTTAAAGACAAAGGGTGTTGGAAAAAGAGTTCAAGTTGGTTTTCCCCCGTTATTCCTTTGCATGGTCGCATTGATTTGTCTCACCATTGGATATCTTGTACGTGCTTAA
- the nhx3 gene encoding (Sodium/potassium)/proton exchanger 3 has protein sequence MVFDFGTLVASLNRLSTSDHQSVVSINLFVALICACIIIGHLLEENRWMNESITALVIGLCTGVVILLISGGKNSHILVFSEDLFFIYLLPPIIFNAGFQVKKKSFFRNFSTIMLFGAVGTLISFIIISFGATSIFKKWNIGHLEIGDYLAIGAIFSATDSVCTLQVLSQDETPLLYSLVFGEGVVNDATSVVLFNAVQNFDLSHINTSKALELVGNFLYLFASSTILGVVAGLLSAYIIKKLYFGRHSTDREVAIVILMAYLSYMLAELFYLSAILTVFFSGIVMSHYTWHNVTESSRVTTKHAFATLSFIAEIFIFLYVGMDALDIEKWRFVSDSPQLSVQVSSILLGLVLVGRAAFVFPLSFLSNLMKKSPEERISFNQQIIIWWAGLMRGAVSVALAYNQFTRGGHTQLRANAIMITSTITVVLFSTGVFGLMTKPLIRLLQPSPKHLTRMISSEPTTPKSFIVPLLESTQDSEADLGPNVPRPHSLRMLLSTPSHTVHRYWRKFDNAFMRPVFGGRGFVPFVPGSPTEPSGH, from the exons ATGGTGTTTGACTTTGGGACGCTGGTGGCAAGTTTGAACAGATTATCAACTTCTGATCATCAATCTGTTGTGTCGATTAACTTGTTTGTTGCATTAATCTGCGCGTGTATTATTATCGGTCATCTACTCGAGGAAAATAGATGGATGAATGAGTCCATTACTGCCCTTGTTATC GGTCTTTGCACTGGAGTTGTCATTCTACTAATAAGTGGAGGAAAGAACTCACATATTTTAGTCTTCAGCGAAGATCTTTTCTTCATTTACCTTCTTCCGCCTATCATTTTTAATGCTGG GTTTCAGGTgaaaaagaaatcatttttcCGCAATTTCAGCACTATCATGCTTTTTGGGGCAGTTGGCACCTTGATATCATTCATTATCATATCATTCG GTGCTACTAGCATTTTCAAGAAATGGAATATTGGGCACCTTGAAATTGGAGATTACCTTG CTATTGGAGCAATCTTCTCTGCAACAGATTCTGTTTGCACCTTACAA GTGCTTAGTCAGGATGAAACACCCTTACTATACAGTCTAGTTTTTGGGGAAGGTGTTGTGAATGATGCCACATCTGTAGTTCTGTTCAATGCTGTCCAGAACTTTGACTTATCTCATATCAACACAAGCAAAGCTCTGGAATTAGTTGGAAATTTTCTGTACTTGTTTGCGTCGAGCACCATCTTAGGGGTTGTT GCTGGTCTACTGAGCGcctatataattaaaaaactcTACTTTGGAAG GCACTCTACTGACCGTGAGGTTGCTATAGTGATACTTATGGCTTACCTATCTTACATGCTTGCTGAA TTATTCTATTTAAGTGCAATCCTCACTGTGTTTTTCTCTGGGATCGTGATGTCTCACTACACCTGGCATAATGTGACTGAGAGCTCAAGAGTCACCACCAA GCACGCTTTTGCTACATTATCATTTATTGCTGAAATATTCATATTCCTTTATGTTGGTATGGATGCTTTGGACATTGAGAAGTGGAGATTTGTAAGCGACAG CCCACAATTATCAGTTCAAGTTAGCTCCATACTGTTGGGTCTTGTTTTGGTTGGAAGGGCAGCATTTGTCTTCCCCCTGTCATTTTTGTCCAACTTGATGAAGAAGTCTCCGGAGGAGAGGATTAGCTTTAACCAGCAA ATCATAATATGGTGGGCTGGACTTATGCGAGGTGCTGTTTCAGTGGCTCTTGCTTATAATCAG TTTACCAGGGGAGGCCATACTCAGTTACGTGCCAATGCCATAATGATCACAAGTACTATCACTGTTGTCCTTTTCAGCACAGGG GTATTCGGGTTGATGACAAAACCTTTAATCAGATTATTGCAACCCTCACCAAAACACTTGACCAGAATGATCTCTTCTGAACCGACGACCCCAAAATCCTTCATCGTGCCACTTCTTGAAAGTACACAAGACTCAGAAGCTGATCTGGGCCCAAATGTACCCCGTCCCCACAGTTTGCGTATGCTCCTATCAACACCATCTCACACTGTGCATCGTTACTGGAGAAAATTTGACAACGCATTCATGCGTCCCGTTTTCGGTGGACGAGGTTTTGTTCCTTTTGTTCCAGGATCACCAACGGAACCAAGTGGTCATTAA